From Mya arenaria isolate MELC-2E11 chromosome 1, ASM2691426v1, a single genomic window includes:
- the LOC128229809 gene encoding UMP-CMP kinase 2, mitochondrial-like, which translates to MFTLLSRALQTILIYPIRKCNFVNMSSTGYSSNGDLWKYIYIGCPDLPVYLKRTRQSEIENESSRVGVSTFFKTGSILLFPNNEQCDNSTKFYLHSACESYELYRKLNLQKSLSVAHSLMFTSFSENENCLKHGVFVNCLSGKEENELKDIVMKQCKENPNIRIYELVANVKSNCLTLKKVPDDVESIGDGDEERTFELVDRKDLQRDIEGNVPIYESPIFRQQNLTPVYHDFLRSKSILQMLKSTTEVEELLKIADHHVIQSKVTEAEQDLKFPFIVVEGMDATGKTTLTETIEKKMGAARYFTPPPQILQLRSHFDQYPEIVRRAYYSVGNYIVAMDIIKTCQTRPVIMDRFWHSTAAYGIANESSSGDLPRADHSVYTWPSDLLKPSLVLFLSVSEEVRQQRMAGRRLVETFEEKSLDRDQLFRQRLCDAYRLMSNPSVVEIDASGTIEEVRDAAIDVLQKRGISLQSEPK; encoded by the exons ATGTTTACACTGTTGTCCCGCGCGCTTCAAACTATTCTAATATATCCTATCAGGAAatgcaattttgtaaatatgtctTCGACAGGCTACTCTTCAAATGGTGatttatggaaatatatttacattggcTGTCCGGATCTACCAGTGTACCTAAAAAGGACACGTCAAAGCGAAATCGAAAATGAAAGTTCAAGAGTAGGCgtgtcaactttttttaaaactggtTCAATATTGCTGTTTCCAAACAATGAACAGTGTGACAACtctaccaagttttatttacattcagCATGTGAATCCTATGAACTTTACAGAAAGTTAAATTTACAGAAATCCCTTTCTGTTGCACACAGTTTGATGTTCAcctcattttcagaaaatgaaaacTGTCTCAAGCATGGTGTATTTGTCAACTGCCTTTCAGGGAAAGAGGAAAATGAATTGAAAGATATAGTTATGAAGCAATGCAAGGAAAATCCAAATATCAGAATATACGAACTTGTAGCAAATGTCAAATCCAACTGTCTCACATTGAAAAAAGTGCCTGACGATGTTGAAAGTATCGGTGATGGTGATGAAGAAAGAACATTTGAATTGGTTGATAGGAAAGATTTGCAAAGAGATATAGAAGGAAATGTACCTATTTATGAGTCTCCAATATTTAGACAACAAAACTTAACACCAGTTTACCATGACTTTCTGCGATCAAAGTCAATACTTCAAATG CTTAAATCGACCACAGAGGTTGAAGAGTTATTGAAGATTGCAGACCATCATGTTATACAGTCGAAGGTCACCGAAGCAGAGCAAGATCTGAAGTTTCCATTCATTGTTGTCGAAGGAATGGATGCAACGG GAAAGACGACATTAACTGAAACAATAGAGAAAAAGATGGGTGCAGCCCGATACTTTACCCCACCACCCCAGATCCTGCAGCTCCGATCTCATTTCGACCAATACCCGGAAATAGTTAGACGGGCGTACTACAGTGTGGGCAACTACATCGTGGCTATGGATATCATTAAGACGTGTCAGACCCGGCCTGTCATCATGGacag GTTTTGGCACAGCACAGCAGCTTACGGCATTGCAAACGAGTCCAGCAGTGGAGACTTACCGAGGGCAGACCACTCCGTGTACACGTGGCCGAGTGACCTGCTAAAACCATCCCTAGTCCTGTTCCTGTCGGTATCAGAGGAGGTGAGACAACAGCGCATGGCCGGACGTAGACTCGTGGAGACATTCGAGGAAAAGAGTCTTGATCGGGATCAGCTATTCCGACAGAG ATTGTGTGATGCTTACAGGCTTATGAGCAACCCTTCTGTCGTGGAAATAGACGCTAGCGGGACTATAGAGGAAGTTAGGGACGCGGCTATAGATGTTTTACAGAAACGTGGTATTAGCTTGCAATCTGAGCCGAAGTGA